The segment TCCCTCAGGCCGAAGGGGGGTGTTTTTGCCCAGAGAACGTCCTGTTGAAGGGACTACTACACCACATCCTGGTCAAGAGGGATGAGGTGGTCATCATCGATATGGAGGCAGGCCTGGAGCATCTCACCCGGGGAAGTACCAAGCATGTCGATGTCTTCATCGTCGTAGTGGAGCCAGGGCAGAGGAGCATCGCCACAGCCCAGCAGATCAGGAGATTGGCCCAGGACCTGGGTGTGCAGAAGGTCTATGGGGTTGGGAACAAGGCAACCTCCGCTGAGGACAGGGATCTGATAGAAGGGGGGCTCCCAAGGGTGGAGTTCTTGGGCCACCTTTCTTTCAATCCCAATGTGATAGAGGCCGACAGGAGGGGGATTTCTCCCTTTGATCTAGACGGCACCATCAAAGAGGAGGTAAAGGGGATCATCAAGAGATTGCGGGGAGAGGAGTTTGCCTAGGACTGTATTTGTCTGGTCATGCATCACGTTCTTTACCTTGGTGTTGGGGGCCATGGCCTTTTTGACCTTCCCCTTCGACCGCCGTGGTAATGTCGTTCACCTCTATGCCCGGCTATGGGGATGGTTGATCTTGTTGGCCAATGGGGTGAAGGTGAGTATCAGGGGGTTGGAGAATATCGATCCCAAGGGGCCTTATATCTATATATGCAACCACCTGGGGAGCTTTGACATCTTTGCGCTGCTCGCCTACCTCCCAGTGCAGTTCCGTTGGTTGGCAAAGGTGGAGCTGTTCAGGATCCCGGTCTTGGGCTGGGCAATGAGTACAGCCGGGTATATAAGCCTTGACCGTTCGGAAAGGAAGAGGGCCTACATGAGTATGAAAGTCGCTGCCCAAAAGATCAGGGAAGGGACCTCGGTGGTCATCTTTCCAGAGGGCTCTCGTTCCCCTGACGGGACCCTTCAACCCTTTATGAAGGGGGGATTCACCTTGGCCATTAAGGCGGGGGTACCCATCATCCCCATCACCATCGATGGGACATGGGAGATCATGCCCAGGGATACCCTCAGGATCAAGAAGGGGGAGATAGGGATCGTCATCGATCGTCCCATTGAGACCACGGGTCTCACCATGAAGCATAGGGAGAAATTAATGAAGGAAGTAGAGGAGAGGATCAGGGCCAACTTTCCCGTCCTGATCAGGGAGCACAGA is part of the Deltaproteobacteria bacterium genome and harbors:
- a CDS encoding AAA family ATPase, with translation MKIAIAGKGGVGKTTLAGVMARYLAEEGYKVLTIDADPDANLASALGFPQELLEGITPLAAMTPLVEKRTGAKKGTFGGVFKLNPKVDDLPDAYSVNHHGVKLLILGAVPQAEGGCFCPENVLLKGLLHHILVKRDEVVIIDMEAGLEHLTRGSTKHVDVFIVVVEPGQRSIATAQQIRRLAQDLGVQKVYGVGNKATSAEDRDLIEGGLPRVEFLGHLSFNPNVIEADRRGISPFDLDGTIKEEVKGIIKRLRGEEFA
- a CDS encoding 1-acyl-sn-glycerol-3-phosphate acyltransferase, encoding MPRTVFVWSCITFFTLVLGAMAFLTFPFDRRGNVVHLYARLWGWLILLANGVKVSIRGLENIDPKGPYIYICNHLGSFDIFALLAYLPVQFRWLAKVELFRIPVLGWAMSTAGYISLDRSERKRAYMSMKVAAQKIREGTSVVIFPEGSRSPDGTLQPFMKGGFTLAIKAGVPIIPITIDGTWEIMPRDTLRIKKGEIGIVIDRPIETTGLTMKHREKLMKEVEERIRANFPVLIREHRDAA